One window of Penaeus chinensis breed Huanghai No. 1 chromosome 1, ASM1920278v2, whole genome shotgun sequence genomic DNA carries:
- the LOC125038499 gene encoding uncharacterized protein LOC125038499 yields MATKLGRSPQATRGGDRRDPPKSGRRLPYTERIRLKKQAQRRKRREEQRTTRKLRVGTLNVGTMTGRGREVVDMMERRKINILCVQETKWKGEKAREMGNGYKMYYVGHEAKRNGVGIVLDPEMKEGVLQVHRKSDRVMWVKMELVKEVVNIVCAYAPQVGCDAEEKEIFWKTMGEVMLEIPGTEKVWIGADLNGHVGGGVDGYGSNIGKRITYTSGGVNSQVDYIICRSELKRVQDCKVLPGEAVAKQHKVVTCTATVKAEKTKKRERTKKTRWWKLNESEHREKFVEKAMAAINEQREKSWEETSRVLKDTAKEILGVTSGKPGRKEETWWWCDEVQEAVKVKKEMKKQKDFNRCEETIEAYKVANKAAKRAVAMAKAEAYKDLYDSLTDDNEGQRKAIRIAKQKHRESQDVYQGKQMKDANGVVLTDENDIKERWRTYFEQLMNVENDRIDSVIEARPEEVIDVITAEEVERALRKMKKGKATGPDDIPVEAWKVLGRTGVIILLEIFTKIMETEKMPDEWRESTLIPIFKNKGDIQDCGNYRGIKLMAHTLKMWERVIEKRLREKVDISEQQFGFMPGRSTTDAIFAQRQLMEKYREGQKGLHSIFIDLEKAYDRVPRTEVWNCLRLKEVQEKYIRLIQDMYEGTKAKVKCMVGTTESFQVKVGLHQGSALSPFLFAIVIDCLTEAVQKIAPWDLMFADDVALNGETNEDVEERLEQWRRALEDRGMKVSRHKTEYLYVGDQDPERAVEMQGLKLNRVQEFKYLGSTLQSDGASDKEVGKRIQAGWNAWRKITGLLCDRRVPAKLKGRIFKTMVRPAMLYGMEAVAVTKGQERKMEVAEMRMRRSSLGKTRLDRVRNSTIREAIGVGELEKKLRECRHESPVECPVPLPSLGKWGGLETGRASGCTNASNNHELMRNTAPATPQTCEKKVH; encoded by the exons ATGGCGACCAAGCTAGGGCGTTCCCCGCAGGCGACGCGGGGGGGTGATCGCCGTGACCCTCCGAAAAGTGGACGACGGCTACCGTATACAGAGCGGATACGGCTAAAGAAGCAAGCTcaaagacggaagaggagagaggaacaaaggaCCACCAGGAAACTAAGGGTTGGCACACTGAACGTGGGCACTAtgactggaagaggaagagaagtcgtGGACatgatggaaaggagaaaaatcaaCATCCTGTGTGTACAAGAGACaaagtggaaaggggaaaaagccaGAGAAATGGGAAATGGGTACAAAATGTACTACGTAGGACACGAGGCAAAGAGAAATGGAGTCGGAATAGTGCTGGATCCAGAAATGAAGGAAGGTGTACTACAGGTACATAGAAAGTCGGACAGGGTTATGTGGGTGAAGATGGAACTTGTGAAAGAGGTCGTCAACATTGTATGTGCATACGCCCCACAGGTAGGGTGTGAtgcggaggaaaaggaaattttcTGGAAGACCATGGGAGAAGTCATGCTAGAGATCCCAGGGACGGAGAAAGTCTGGATAGGAGCGGACCTTAATGGTcatgtaggaggaggagtggatgggTATGGAAGCAACATCGGAAA AAGGATCACCTATACCAGTGGCGGTGTGAATTCCCAAGTGGACTACATCATCTGCAGGAGTGAGCTAAAAAGGGTACAAGACTGCAAGGTACTGCCAGGAGAAGCCGTAGCGAAACAACACAAAGTAGTCACCTGCACAGCGACAGTCAAggcagagaaaacgaaaaagagagaaagaacaaagaagacaCGATGGTGGAAACTGAATGAGAGCGAGCATAGAGAGAAGTTTGTGGAAAAGGCAATGGCGGCAATCAATGAACAACGAGAGAAATCATGGGAAGAAACCAGCAGAGTGTTAAAAGATACAGCGAAGGAGATTTTGGGGGTAACATCAGGGAAaccaggaagaaaggaggaaacgtGGTGGTGGTGCGACGAGGTACAAGAAGCAGTAAaagtgaaaaaggagatgaaaaagcaaAAAGACTTTAACAGGTGCGAGGAGACAATAGAAGCGTACAAAGTGGCAAACAAGGCAGCAAAGAGAGCGGTAGCAATGGCAAAAGCAGAAGCATACAAAGATTTGTATGACAGCCTGACAGATGACAATGAAGGACAAAGGAAAGCGATCCGTATTGCAAAGCAGAAACATCGGGAATCGCAAGATGTGTACCAGGGCAAGCAGATGAAGGATGCGAACGGAGTAGTCTTGACAGATGAAAATGACatcaaggagagatggagaacataCTTCGAACAGCTGATGAACGTGGAAAATGACAGAATTGATAGTGTGATAGAAGCAAGACCCGAAGAAGTGATAGATGTGATAACAGCTGAGGAGGTGGAAAGAGCattgaggaaaatgaagaagggcaAGGCAACAGGCCCGGATGACATCCCAGTGGAGGCATGGAAGGTCTTAGGAAGGACAGGTGTCATCATACTGCTGGAAATCTTCACCAAGATAATGGAAACTGAGAAAATGCCTGACGAGTGGAGAGAGAGCACGCTAATACCTATCTTTAAGAATAAAGGAGACATCCAGGACTGCGGAAATTACAGAGGAATCAAACTGATGGCACACACGCTGAAAATGtgggagagagttatagagaagagattgagagagaaggtggaTATATCAGAGCAGCAGTTCGGCTTTATGCCAGGCCGGTCCACAACAGATGCGATATTTGCCCAGAGACAGCTgatggagaaatatagagaaggcCAGAAGGGGTTGCACAGCATATTCATAGACTTAGAGAAAGCATATGACAGGGTGCCAAGAACAGAGGTGTGGAATTGTCTACGGCTAAAAGAAGTGCAAGAGAAATACATCCGGCTCATTCAGGATATGTACGAAGGCACCAAGGCAAAGGTAAAGTGCATGGTAGGAACTACGGAAAGTTTCCAGGTTAAAGTTGGACTCCATCAGGGATCTGCACTAAGTCCATTCCTCTTTGCCATCGTCATAGACTGTCTCACCGAAGCAGTTCAGAAGATTGCCCCATGGGACCTGATGTTCGCAGATGACGTTGCACTGAACGGGGAGACAAATGAGGATGTGGAAGAGAGGCTGGAGCAGTGGAGAAGAGCATTGGAAGATAGAGGGATGAAGGTGAGCAGGCATAAAACAGAGTACCTTTATGTGGGGGATCAAGATccagagagagcagtagaaatgCAGGGTTTGAAGCTGAACAGAGTCCAAGAGTTTAAGTACCTTGGTTCCACATTGCAAAGCGACGGGGCATCGGACAAGGAGGTTGGTAAGAGGATACAGGCGGGATGGAATGCTTGGAGAAAGATCACTGGGCTGCTATGCGACAGACGGGTCCCAGCAAAGCTGAAGGGCCGGATATTCAAGACAATGGTACGACCGGCGATGCTGTATGGGATGGAGGCAGTCGCGGTAacgaagggacaagagaggaagatggaagtagcTGAGATGAGGATGCGACGATCCTCACTGGGGAAGACCAGGCTAGATCGGGTACGAAACAGCACCATCAGAGAGGCAATTGGGGTAGGCGAACTGGAGAAGAAGCTGAGGGAGTGCAG acatgAGAGTCCAGTGGAATGCCCCGTGCCGCTCCCAAGCCTGggtaaatggggagggttggagacaggaagggcatccgggtgTACAAATGCTAGCAACAACCATGAATTGATGAGGAACACTGCACCGGCGACACCTCAGACATGCGAGAAGAAAGTCCattga